The following proteins come from a genomic window of Dreissena polymorpha isolate Duluth1 chromosome 1, UMN_Dpol_1.0, whole genome shotgun sequence:
- the LOC127868403 gene encoding uncharacterized protein LOC127868403, with translation MENNKYIEVEVWSDEEVYHTFTQEELFGPVIATQTKDNDSDTTDSEDIPLADLGRKKKQPVKRKLIQSDSESDHDDSADDENYDPNKDEINSTDSEFNVKKVKTKEKRRVLMNKQRETAWKKKTKKLKIRKKNNKRRISQSVLAKKLRDKIILLQNRRKVASVAVNRAQKISQHNCTIQAMIRKAHTGRLDTLLACNELRRVSINGDGNCFFTSLKTSGKIAESASEIRSNVCDFMTTNADKYISFCTRKDMFSKVEFLNELELLKTRGQWNLDIADIVPLATANFYGSVVRIYSSSISTPVIDIKPEQTTEKVINLAYIAVRGQEHYDAIDIISNDSDAKRDTDPTWEVARESLPSTPNDESCHANMPVETTPHKRASYRSPPKKHSSRKKTRNPEKWKRNVRKLLKSEGKEYVSATGRVVAPKKVHHHSCLKCRFKCSEKFTEEQREDIFQLYYSLGSYERQRQYICDMVQKSATKRKVTGKRSIAQKYFMIHNDRKERVCRNFFMKTLDINRKTIDYTLKKKKHGAFVATDMRGKDPSVNKLDSCTVEIVKKHIESFPKMESHYTRKSSKKQYLAHDLNIKQMWKLYVKDCEKKGITSVKQSMYRKIF, from the exons atggaaaataataaatat ATAGAAGTCGAGGTTTGGTCCGATGAAGAAGTTTATCATACATTTACACAAGAGGAACTTTTTGGACCTGTGATAGCAACGCAAACAAAAGACAATGATTCCGACACTACAGATTCGGAAGATATTCCATTAGCTGATCTTGGTAGAAAAAAGAAGCAACCAGTTAAAAGGAAACTTATCCAAAGTGATAGCGAATCAGATCATGATGATAGTGCTGATGATGAAAATTATGATCCTAACAAAGATGAGATCAATTCAACTGATTCAGAATTCAATGTTAAGAAGGTGAAGACAAAAGAAAAGAGACGTGTGCTAATGAACAAGCAAAGAGAAACTGCATGGAAAAAGAAAACCAAGAAATTGAAAATtcgaaagaaaaataataaaaggaGAATAAGTCAAAGTGTACTTGCCAAGAAATTGagagataaaataatattgttgcaAAACAGACGAAAGGTAGCCAGTGTAGCGGTTAATAGAGCACAGAAAATCAGCCAACATAATTGCACAATCCAGGCTATGATCAGAAAAGCCCATACAGGACGACTTGACACACTTCTTGCTTGTAATGAGCTGCGCAGGGTCAGTATTAATGGAGATGGAAACTGTTTTTTCACGTCATTGAAAACAAGTGGAAAAATTGCTGAAAGTGCGTCTGAAATCAGATCAAATGTCTGTGACTTCATGACAACAAACGCAGACAAATATATATCTTTCTGTACTAGAAAGGATATGTTTAGTAAGGTGGAATTTCTCAATGAACTTGAACTGTTGAAAACAAGAGGACAATGGAATTTAGACATAGCAGACATTGTTCCTTTGGCCACAGCAAACTTTTACGGAAGTGTTGTTCGAATATATTCAAGTTCAATATCAACACCAGTGATtgacataaaacctgaacaaacaacAGAGAAAGTAATCAATCTAGCTTACATAGCAGTTCGAGGACAGGAGCACTATGATGCCATTGATATAATTTCAAATGACAGTGATGCTAAACGTGACACAGATCCTACATGGGAGGTTGCAAGGGAATCTCTTCCTTCCACACCAAATGATGAATCATGCCATGCAAATATGCCTGTCGAAACAACCCCACACAAACGTGCTTCATACAGAAGTCCTCCTAAGAAGCATTCAAGTCGAAAGAAAACACGGAACCCAGAAAAGTGGAAGCGGAATGTTAGAAAATTATTGAAAAGTGAAGGGAAGGAATATGTTTCTGCAACTGGGAGAGTTGTTGCCCCGAAAAAGGTCCACCATCATAGTTGCCTCAAATGTCGTTTCAAGTGTAGCGAGAAATTTACTGAAGAGCAGCGGGAAGACATATTTCAATTGTACTATTCTTTGGGAAGTTATGAGCGCCAAAGACAGTATATCTGTGACATGGTACAAAAAAGCGCAACAAAAAGGAAAGTTACAGGCAAGAGATCTATAGCGCAGAAGTATTTCATGATACATAATGACCGGAAAGAACGCGTTTGTAGAAACTTCTTTATGAAAACATTGGACATCAACAGGAAAACAATTGATTACACTCTTAAAAAGAAGAAACATGGGGCATTTGTTGCGACTGATATGAGAGGAAAAGATCCATCTGTAAACAAATTAGATTCATGTACagttgaaattgtaaaaaaacacattgaatCATTTCCAAAAATGGAATCTCACTACACACGAAAATCTTCAAAGAAACAATACCTAGCACATgacttaaacattaaacaaatgtggAAATTATATGTCAAAGATTGTGAAAAGAAAGGAATAACCAGTGTGAAGCAATCAATGTATAGAAAGATTTTTTGA